One Chiloscyllium plagiosum isolate BGI_BamShark_2017 unplaced genomic scaffold, ASM401019v2 scaf_7405, whole genome shotgun sequence genomic window, agagagagagagagagcttcagtctgatcctttagagagagagagagggagcttcAGTCTGACccatgagagggagagagagagagcttcagtctgacccattagagagagagagagagagagagtgggagagctTCAGTCTgacccattagagagagagagagcttcagtctgacccattagagagagagagaNNNNNNNNNNNNNNNNNNNNNNNNNNNNNNNNNNNNNNNNNNNNNNNNNNNNNNNNNNNNNNNNNNNNNNNNNNNNNNNNNNNNNNNNNNNNNNNNNNNNNNNNNNNNNNNNNNNNNNNNNNNNNNNNNNNNNNNNNNNNNNNNNNNNNNNNNNNNNNNNNNNNNNNNNNNNNNNNNTCCTGCTAAACTCCCGAGGTTACGGGCTgagcctgtctaacctttcctcagagtGCAAATACACTGCCCAGTCATCCAGATACCCTGGGGAACTGAGggataacctccctactctttcCCCCTACAATAAACCAGCACAtagaaatcctacagtgtggaaagaggtcattcggcccatcgagtctgcctgACACTCCAAAGGGCATCTCATCCAAAGCCAGCACCCAACGtttttccaatggctaacccccccgaacctgcacatccctaaacactgggcaatttagcatggccacttcacctgacccgcacatccctgaacactctgtgcagtttagcgtggccaattcacctaaaccgcacatctttggactgtgggaggaaaccgcagcacccagaggaaacccgcgcagacacggggagaatgtgcaaactccacacagacagttgtccgaggctggaatcgaacctgggtcgctggtgctgtgaggcagcagtgctaaccactgagccgccccacCTTGAAATTCTCTTGAGCTTTCTTGATGACTTGCTGTCCCTACAGACTAACATTGATGCAGTAggccacccagatccctctgcatttctGAGCTCTGCAACCTTTCACCTTTAAGGTGTTAGGCTCCTTTTTGATTCTCGCTGCCAGTGTGTGGACCTCCTGATCCAGGTACCTGCTCACGTGCAAACCATTCACCTTGGCCTGGtctgaacctctctctctctctctctctctctctcgatgtgAAGGAGCTGCGCAATGTTGATGGGCGTGTCAGGAAGACTTTACAAAGAGCGGTTAAAGCAGGAAGGAATGGGTACTCATGAGAAGGCCCTGAGGTTCCTGAACCAGGATTACGAGGCTTTGAAGCGAGAATGTCTGGAGAATGGGACCCTCTTCGAAGACCCACAGTTTCCAGCTGTCCCCACAAGCATCGGGTTCAAGGAACTCGCTCCACACAGCTCCAAAACCCGTGGCATCATCTGGAAAAGACCACAGGTTCGAGTTCTTCACTCAGTCCTCAACCCTGCCCTCGCTACATCACACTCTGTATCTCTCCCTGTCATACACTATGCACATTAACGTGcgtgcacacacacccacatgcacacacacagatgcactgTGCACATTAACATGACACAGAGTCTATGttcacactctcccacacactgtgCACAttaacatacacacacagtctatattcatactcacacacactgcACATTAACGCTCTCATTCGCACACTGTTCGttaacagacagacacacaacacCCAAATTAAAGCAGTCTCAttcaaacaaagttaaaaatcccccaacaccaggtta contains:
- the LOC122547718 gene encoding calpain-2 catalytic subunit-like, with amino-acid sequence MLMGVSGRLYKERLKQEGMGTHEKALRFLNQDYEALKRECLENGTLFEDPQFPAVPTSIGFKELAPHSSKTRGIIWKRPQEIAADPQFVLAGASRTDVCQGGLGEIIKPET